A genomic stretch from Setaria viridis chromosome 1, Setaria_viridis_v4.0, whole genome shotgun sequence includes:
- the LOC117857472 gene encoding putative multidrug resistance protein has translation MRARYLQAVLRQDVEYFDLRSGSASEVITGVSNDSIVVQDALAEKVPNFVMYVTMFAGSYAVGFALLWRMTLVTLPSSLLLIVPGVAYGRALTDLARRIRAQYARPGAIAEQAVSSVRTVYSFVAEKAAMARFAAALEESARLGLRQGLAKGVAIGSNGIAFAIYAFNIWYGGRLVMYHGYPGGTVFVVSSLIVIGGVSLGSALSNVKYFSEATAASDRILEMIRRVPKIDSESDAGEELANVAGEVEFRNVEFCYPSRPESPVLASFSLRVPAGHTVALVGHSGSGKSTAIALLERFYDPSAGEVALDGVDIRRLRLKWLRAQMGLVSQEPAMFAMSVRENILFGEEDATDDEVIAAAKAANAHNFISQLPQGYDTQVGERGAQMSGGQKQRIAIARAILRSPKILLLDEATSALDTESERIVQEALDVASRGRTTIVIAHRLSTIRNADGIAVVESGAVQELGSHSELIAKNGMYSSLVHLQQTRDSSEADEVVGGTCRTSPSAGQCSINTSKMLSSASRSNWTLSTGDAGDGDGDSNEKPKLPVPSLRRMLLLNAPEWKYALVGSLSAILTGGIQPVYAYCMGCTFSIYYSADHGEIKHKTRLYALVFLGLVVISFLLNVGQHYSFGAMGEYLTKRIRERMLEKILTFEIGWFDQDDYSSGAICSQLAKDANIVRSLVGDRIALVIQTVSMVFIAFTVGLIISWRLALVMIAMQPFIIACSYARRVLLKRMSTKSTLAQSETSKIAADAVSNLRTITAFSSQGRILRLFGRAQEGPYRESIRQSWFAGLGLGASVSLTVFSWALNYWYCGKLMAERLISVEAVFQTTMILVTTGRVIADACSMTTDIAKGADAVSSVFAILDRQTKIEPDDPKGYKPEKLTGEVEIVDVDFAYPSRPDVTIFRGFSLSITAGKSTALVGQSGSGKSTIIGLVERFYDPLRGVVNVDGRDIRAYNLHALRRHIGLVSQEPTLFAGTIRENITLGVEAEAPASDAEVEAAARAANAHGFICGLKDGYGTRCGDRGVQLSGGQKQRVAIARAILRNPAILLLDEATSALDGRSEKTVQEALDRVMVGRTSVVVAHRLSTVRGCDAIAVLERGVVVEKGTHAALMARGSSGAYFGLVSLQRGGEKQG, from the exons ATGCGGGCGCGGTACCTGCAGGCGGTGCTCCGGCAGGACGTGGAGTACTTCGACCTCCGGTCCGGCTCGGCGTCGGAGGTGATCACCGGCGTCTCCAACGACAGCATCGTCGTGCAGGACGCGCTGGCCGAGAAGGTCCCCAACTTCGTGATGTACGTCACCATGTTCGCCGGCAGCTACGCCGTCGGGTTCGCGCTGCTGTGGCGGATGACGCTGGTGACGCTGCCGTCGTcgctcctcctcatcgtccCGGGCGTCGCGTACGGGCGCGCCCTCACGGACCTCGCGCGCCGGATCAGGGCGCAGTACGCGCGCCCGGGCGCCATCGCCGAGCAGGCCGTCTCGTCGGTGCGCACCGTGTACTCGTTCGTGGCCGAGAAGGCCGCCATGGCGCGGTTCGCCGCGGCGCTCGAGGAGTCGGCGCGGCTCGGGCTCAGGCAGGGGCTCGCCAAGGGCGTTGCCATTGGCAGCAACGGCATCGCCTTCGCCATCTACGCCTTCAACATCTGGTACGGCGGCCGCCTCGTCATGTACCACGGATACCCCGGCGGCACCGTCTTCGTCGTCTCCTCCCTCATCGTCATCGGCGGCGTGTCGCTGGGGTCGGCGCTGTCGAACGTCAAGTACTTctcggaggcgacggcggcgtcggacAGGATCCTCGAGATGATACGGCGGGTGCCCAAGATTGATTCCGAGAGTGACGCCGGCGAGGAGCTGGCCAACGTTgccggcgaggtggagttcaGGAACGTCGAGTTCTGCTACCCGTCGCGGCCGGAGAGCCCCGTCTTGGCCAGTTTCAGCCTGCGGGTGCCGGCGGGGCATACGGTGGCGCTCGTCGGCCACAGCGGGTCCGGGAAATCGACGGCGATCGCGCTGCTGGAGCGGTTCTACGACCCGTCGGCCGGGGAGGTGGCGCTCGACGGCGTCGACATCCGGCGGCTGCGCCTCAAGTGGCTGCGCGCGCAGATGGGGCTCGTCAGCCAGGAGCCCGCCATGTTCGCCATGTCCGTGCGTGAGAACATACTGTTCGGCGAGGAGGACGCCACGGATGACGAAGTGATCGCCGCGGCGAAGGCGGCCAACGCCCACAACTTCATCTCGCAGCTGCCACAGGGCTACGACACGCAG GTGGGCGAGCGAGGAGCACAGATGTCTGGAGGGCAGAAGCAAAGAATTGCCATTGCCAGAGCGATTCTAAGGTCACCCAAGATCTTGCTCCTTGATGAAGCCACGAGCGCTCTCGACACCGAGTCCGAGCGCATCGTGCAGGAGGCGCTTGACGTGGCCTCCAGGGGCCGGACCACGATCGTCATTGCACATCGCCTCTCCACCATCCGGAATGCTGACGGTATAGCCGTCGTGGAATCCGGTGCAGTCCAGGAGCTAGGCTCTCACTCTGAGCTTATCGCCAAGAATGGCATGTACTCGTCTCTTGTCCATCTTCAGCAGACCAGAGATTCGAGTGAGGCCGACGAGGTTGTTGGCGGAACTTGCCGCACATCTCCTAGTGCAGGGCAATGCAGCATCAACACGAGCAAGATGCTCTCTTCAGCTAGCAGGTCAAATTGGACATTGTCCACGGGTGATGCAGGAGATGGTGATGGTGACAGCAATGAGAAGCCAAAGCTTCCTGTGCCATCCTTACGAAGGATGCTTCTCCTCAACGCACCAGAGTGGAAGTACGCACTGGTGGGGAGCTTGAGCGCAATCCTGACCGGGGGCATCCAGCCTGTTTACGCATACTGCATGGGGTGCACCTTTTCCATCTACTACTCGGCAGATCATGGCGAGATCAAGCACAAAACAAGGCTGTACGCGCTCGTTTTTCTCGGTCTTGTGGTGATCTCATTCTTGCTCAACGTTGGACAGCATTATAGCTTCGGCGCCATGGGTGAGTACCTGACCAAGAGGATCAGGGAGCGAATGCTTGAAAAGATCCTCACTTTTGAGATTGGATGGTTTGATCAAGATGACTACTCTAGCGGCGCCATATGCTCGCAGCTTGCCAAGGACGCCAACATT GTGAGGTCACTCGTGGGCGACCGAATAGCCCTGGTGATCCAGACAGTTTCCATGGTGTTCATCGCCTTCACCGTGGGTCTCATCATCTCCTGGCGCCTGGCCCTGGTCATGATAGCGATGCAGCCGTTCATCATCGCCTGCTCCTACGCCCGGCGCGTCCTGCTGAAGCGCATGTCCACGAAATCGACACTGGCGCAGTCCGAGACCAGCAAgatcgccgccgacgccgtctccaaccTCCGCACCATCACCGCCTTCTCGTCCCAGGGCCGCATCCTCCGCCTCTTCGGCCGAGCCCAGGAAGGGCCGTACAGGGAGAGCATCCGGCAGTCATGGTTCGCGGGTCTCGGGCTCGGCGCCTCCGTGAGCCTCACGGTGTTCTCGTGGGCCCTCAACTACTGGTACTGCGGCAAGCTTATGGCCGAGCGGCTCATCTCCGTCGAGGCCGTCTTCCAGACCACCATGATCTTGGTCACCACGGGGCGCGTGATAGCGGACGCGTGCAGCATGACGACGGACATCGCCAAGGGCGCCGACGCGGTGTCCTCGGTGTTCGCCATCCTCGACCGCCAAACGAAGATCGAGCCCGACGATCCCAAGGGGTACAAGCCGGAGAAGCTCACCGGGGAGGTGGAGATTGTAGACGTCGATTTCGCGTACCCGTCGAGGCCGGATGTCACCATCTTCAGAGGATTCTCCCTGAGCATAACGGCAGGCAAGTCGACGGCCCTCGTCGGGCAGAGCGGCTCCGGCAAGTCGACCATCATCGGGCTCGTAGAGCGGTTCTACGACCCGCTCAGGGGCGTCGTGAACGTAGACGGTAGGGACATCCGAGCGTACAACCTCCACGCCCTGCGCCGGCACATCGGGCTCGTCAGCCAGGAGCCGACGCTGTTCGCCGGCACCATCAGGGAGAACATCACGCTGGGGGTCGAAGcggaggcgccggcgagcgACGCCGAGGTCGAGGCCGCGGCGAGGGCCGCCAACGCGCACGGCTTCATCTGCGGCCTCAAGGACGGGTACGGCACGCGGTGCGGCGACCGGGGCGTCCAGCTGTCGGGGGGCCAGAAGCAGCGGGTGGCGATCGCGCGCGCCATCCTCCGGAACCCGGCGATCCTGCTGCTGGACGAGGCCACCAGCGCGCTGGACGGGCGGTCGGAGAAGACTGTGCAGGAGGCGCTGGACAGGGTGATGGTGGGGCGGACGAGCGTGGTGGTGGCGCACAGGCTCAGCACCGTCCGGGGGTGTGACGCGATCGCCGTGCTGGAGAGAGGGGTTGTCGTGGAGAAGGGCACGCACGCGGCGCTCATGGCCAGGGGGAGCTCCGGGGCCTACTTTGGGTTGGTCAGCTTGCAGCGGGGAGGGGAGAAGCAGGGCTGA